In the Solibacillus sp. FSL K6-1523 genome, one interval contains:
- a CDS encoding cyclase family protein, translating into MRIIDLSVPIKNPSEEEIAFEYHRQLTARVDYFDHHQTVPQITQVLGCEEKDLPNGYGWATESVTLTTHSGTHLDAPYHYYPTTDGKPAKTIDELPLDWFMGDGVVFNFSHMKSGETVKVVDLEKALEEMAYEIKDGDIVYLRFDADKKLGTPEYFTEFPGMSAEATHYLIDKGVKIIGTDAMGFDVPFEKIAENFKETQDPKVIWEAHRVGMHKEYCQIEKMANLDQLPSHGFKTHCFPISIYKASAGWVRPIAILND; encoded by the coding sequence ATGCGAATTATTGATTTATCAGTACCAATTAAAAATCCATCAGAAGAAGAAATTGCTTTTGAGTATCACCGACAGTTAACAGCGCGGGTTGATTATTTTGATCATCACCAAACAGTACCGCAAATTACACAAGTTTTAGGGTGCGAGGAAAAAGATTTACCAAATGGTTATGGATGGGCAACAGAGAGCGTAACTTTAACAACACATTCGGGTACTCATTTAGATGCTCCATATCATTACTATCCAACAACAGATGGGAAACCCGCAAAAACAATAGATGAATTACCATTAGATTGGTTTATGGGAGATGGAGTAGTTTTTAATTTTTCACATATGAAATCTGGCGAAACAGTTAAAGTAGTAGATTTGGAAAAAGCTTTAGAAGAGATGGCTTATGAAATAAAAGACGGAGATATTGTTTATTTGCGATTTGATGCAGATAAAAAACTGGGAACACCTGAATATTTTACAGAGTTTCCTGGTATGAGTGCTGAGGCAACACATTATTTAATTGATAAAGGTGTAAAAATTATTGGTACAGATGCAATGGGCTTTGATGTACCTTTTGAAAAAATCGCGGAAAATTTTAAAGAAACACAAGATCCTAAAGTTATTTGGGAAGCACATCGAGTAGGTATGCATAAGGAATATTGCCAAATTGAAAAAATGGCTAATTTAGATCAATTGCCTTCACATGGTTTTAAAACACATTGTTTTCCAATTTCAATTTACAAAGCAAGTGCAGGCTGGGTAAGACCAATTGCGATTTTGAATGACTAG
- a CDS encoding TrmB family transcriptional regulator — MNELTDKLKKIGFTEYESKIYIALLGMPPVNGNEIANLSSVPGPKVYGSLQNMVDKGVVSVVYEEGFTKPKAKYVATPYEQLLEAHFMTVTQDIDHLKSEFKKIEESRPKSILKQDLYQIVDYDLTFKTIKDLINTSQKSIYLCCWKVHEKIIRVDLESAFERGVNIVVLLFDEDKDQTQAQWRQFFHLHADVVDERHKHEINIVVDEESVIISQLEIGNVFTVVSENIALIKTTINYIRHDIYVNRVLTDFHEEAKGKYGLKLQDLLNI; from the coding sequence ATGAATGAGTTAACCGATAAGTTAAAAAAAATAGGATTTACAGAGTATGAGTCTAAAATCTATATAGCTCTATTAGGTATGCCTCCGGTAAATGGAAATGAAATAGCGAATCTATCTAGCGTTCCAGGACCGAAAGTATATGGTAGCCTCCAAAATATGGTGGATAAAGGAGTTGTATCCGTAGTGTATGAAGAAGGTTTCACCAAGCCTAAAGCAAAATATGTAGCGACACCTTATGAACAATTATTGGAGGCGCACTTTATGACAGTTACTCAAGACATAGATCATTTAAAGTCAGAGTTTAAAAAAATTGAAGAGAGTCGCCCAAAATCAATTTTGAAACAAGATTTATATCAAATAGTAGATTACGATTTAACGTTTAAAACAATTAAAGATTTAATTAATACGAGCCAAAAATCAATTTATTTATGCTGTTGGAAAGTACACGAAAAAATAATTCGAGTCGATTTAGAATCGGCTTTTGAAAGAGGGGTTAATATAGTTGTTCTACTATTTGATGAAGATAAAGATCAAACTCAAGCACAATGGCGGCAATTTTTCCATTTACATGCAGATGTTGTAGACGAACGACATAAGCATGAAATTAATATAGTTGTAGATGAAGAGAGCGTTATTATTTCTCAACTTGAGATAGGCAATGTATTTACCGTTGTTTCCGAAAATATTGCGCTCATTAAAACGACGATAAATTACATTCGTCATGACATATATGTGAATCGGGTTTTAACCGATTTTCATGAAGAGGCTAAGGGGAAATATGGGTTGAAGCTTCAAGATTTACTCAATATATAA
- a CDS encoding alpha/beta hydrolase encodes MWKWEAEGQPKAVIAILHSAYEHHHWYAWLIEKFRSAGFHVVMGDLPGHGKQDQYLRYHNEDFKSYLNYTKLLLNVALEYNLPLFVIGNGLGGAIALKALQQYKIECAGLVITSPWINLKLTPGKMPNALTSFSAITSNIKLTHELTLYQFSRNTDVLLELKEHLPLKNVVTVKWYRDWKNLTRDLRDPEFKLPNIPLLLMNGEKDRVADSSASKRWLANQSLSEYHYKEWNDCHHSLYFEVEREEVFRFTVDFINNVLRDLGYIIE; translated from the coding sequence ATGTGGAAATGGGAGGCTGAAGGGCAACCGAAAGCTGTGATAGCGATACTTCATAGTGCATACGAGCATCATCACTGGTACGCATGGTTAATCGAAAAATTTCGAAGCGCCGGTTTTCATGTCGTAATGGGCGATTTGCCTGGACATGGCAAACAGGATCAATATTTAAGATATCATAATGAAGATTTTAAAAGTTATTTAAACTATACAAAATTATTATTAAATGTAGCACTTGAATATAATTTACCTCTATTTGTAATTGGTAATGGTCTAGGTGGCGCAATTGCCTTAAAAGCGTTACAACAATATAAAATTGAATGTGCGGGTTTAGTCATTACATCCCCATGGATTAATTTAAAACTAACCCCAGGGAAGATGCCAAATGCCTTAACAAGCTTTAGTGCCATTACATCAAATATAAAGTTAACTCATGAGCTGACATTGTATCAATTTTCGAGAAATACAGATGTTTTACTTGAGTTAAAAGAACATTTACCTTTGAAAAATGTTGTTACAGTAAAGTGGTATCGTGATTGGAAAAACTTAACGAGAGATTTGCGTGATCCGGAATTTAAACTCCCAAATATCCCATTACTACTCATGAATGGTGAAAAAGATAGAGTTGCAGATAGTTCGGCATCCAAAAGATGGTTAGCAAATCAAAGTTTGTCCGAATATCATTATAAAGAATGGAATGATTGTCACCATAGTCTTTATTTTGAAGTAGAGCGTGAAGAAGTATTCCGATTTACAGTAGACTTTATAAATAATGTACTGCGAGATTTAGGATATATAATAGAATAA
- a CDS encoding fumarylacetoacetate hydrolase family protein, which translates to MKLCLFSVNGVFPYSEQIGVILDDVVIDVAATYRSYLRENKIVDINRVEEVAAMYIPKDMTAFIEGGELSMKAVDEAVEFARQHATSTWEKHTYPFDNVKLHPPIKKPPTVRDFLSFELHYKNSLGGEVPEVWYERPIYYKTVASTIIGPEEICYWPSYSKVMDYELEIACILGKRGVNLSPKEAEKHIFGYMIYNDFSARDTQLREMEGRLGPAKGKDFCTSMGPYIVTADEIENVYNLKMTAKVNGELWSEGNTSTMYRTFADIISYVSQGEPVVPGDIFGSGTVGNGCGLELGKFLNDGDIVELEIEQLGVLRNQIKVTKEV; encoded by the coding sequence ATGAAATTGTGTTTGTTTTCAGTTAATGGGGTGTTTCCTTACAGTGAACAAATCGGTGTCATTTTAGATGATGTCGTTATAGATGTTGCAGCTACGTACCGCTCTTATTTGAGAGAAAATAAGATTGTCGATATAAACCGCGTTGAGGAAGTAGCTGCTATGTATATACCTAAAGATATGACGGCTTTTATAGAAGGCGGAGAACTTTCGATGAAGGCAGTCGATGAGGCAGTCGAATTTGCTCGGCAACATGCTACAAGTACATGGGAGAAGCACACGTATCCTTTTGATAATGTAAAACTTCATCCCCCAATTAAGAAACCGCCAACTGTTAGGGACTTCTTATCCTTTGAGTTGCATTATAAAAATTCACTAGGAGGAGAAGTGCCAGAAGTTTGGTATGAGCGTCCAATTTATTATAAAACAGTTGCATCGACTATTATTGGACCTGAGGAAATATGCTATTGGCCGTCTTATTCTAAGGTGATGGATTATGAGCTTGAAATTGCTTGTATCCTTGGAAAACGAGGAGTGAATTTATCACCAAAAGAAGCCGAAAAGCATATTTTCGGCTACATGATTTATAACGACTTTAGCGCAAGGGATACGCAGCTTCGTGAAATGGAAGGGCGGCTTGGTCCAGCAAAAGGAAAAGACTTTTGTACATCAATGGGTCCGTATATAGTTACAGCAGATGAAATTGAAAATGTATATAACTTGAAAATGACAGCAAAAGTAAATGGTGAATTATGGAGTGAAGGAAACACATCTACAATGTATCGAACATTTGCGGATATTATTAGTTACGTTTCACAAGGAGAGCCTGTTGTACCAGGTGATATTTTTGGATCGGGTACAGTTGGTAATGGCTGTGGATTAGAACTAGGTAAGTTTTTGAACGATGGGGATATTGTTGAATTAGAAATTGAGCAATTAGGTGTTTTAAGAAATCAAATTAAAGTTACGAAAGAGGTGTAA
- the dctP gene encoding TRAP transporter substrate-binding protein DctP: MKKYGTLLVVSLFILLLTACGNSESSSSDTSTKVAGNQSNNDEIFLFKATVQAPQAAALSQGFDALLDSIELESDGRIKFERYYGDALVKPADAADAVGAGIADIALLAPSYTPANNPLGTIESMPALWVDQWTGTRALLDLYKEFPELREEFENRNIAVLGAWALPTYHIISKKDVSSFEDVKGLKVIAAGGQALMAEALGAISVGVTMPESFEAMERGAVDGGFLGYTSASTYGIHEIAKSVWTIPVGSQGGVFGMNMDKYNKLPDDLKKILDDASIENAATFHEIYQINSDETVAIKKFEQSGVKINEATEEDLKELQQMAKEKVWKKWIESPERNGKPAEEILNRFLELIEQYDQEFQNTGLPK; encoded by the coding sequence ATGAAAAAATACGGAACTTTATTAGTCGTATCCCTATTCATTTTATTATTAACAGCGTGTGGGAATAGTGAATCCAGTTCAAGTGACACTTCAACAAAAGTTGCAGGTAATCAAAGTAATAATGACGAAATATTTTTATTTAAAGCGACTGTACAAGCGCCACAAGCCGCGGCTTTATCACAAGGTTTTGACGCTTTGTTAGACTCAATTGAATTAGAGTCAGATGGTCGTATTAAATTTGAACGTTATTATGGAGATGCCCTTGTAAAACCAGCCGATGCAGCGGATGCGGTTGGTGCAGGAATTGCAGATATAGCATTATTAGCACCAAGTTATACGCCAGCAAATAATCCTTTGGGTACAATTGAGTCAATGCCTGCTTTATGGGTGGATCAGTGGACAGGAACACGCGCTTTACTTGATTTGTATAAAGAGTTTCCTGAACTTCGAGAGGAATTTGAAAACCGTAATATTGCAGTACTAGGTGCATGGGCTTTACCAACATACCATATTATTTCAAAAAAAGATGTTTCTTCATTTGAAGATGTTAAAGGCTTAAAAGTAATTGCTGCAGGTGGGCAAGCTTTAATGGCTGAGGCATTAGGTGCTATTTCAGTAGGCGTAACAATGCCGGAAAGCTTTGAAGCAATGGAGCGTGGTGCTGTGGATGGTGGATTTTTAGGATATACTTCTGCTTCCACGTATGGTATTCATGAAATTGCAAAAAGCGTTTGGACTATTCCGGTAGGAAGCCAAGGTGGTGTCTTTGGTATGAATATGGATAAATATAATAAGTTGCCAGACGACCTAAAAAAAATTCTTGATGATGCATCTATTGAAAATGCCGCAACTTTTCATGAAATATATCAAATAAATAGCGATGAAACAGTAGCAATTAAAAAATTTGAACAATCAGGTGTGAAAATTAACGAGGCGACAGAAGAGGATTTAAAAGAGCTACAACAAATGGCGAAGGAAAAGGTTTGGAAGAAATGGATTGAAAGTCCGGAACGTAATGGTAAACCAGCAGAAGAAATATTAAATCGATTCCTTGAATTAATTGAACAATACGATCAAGAATTCCAAAATACAGGTCTTCCAAAATAG
- a CDS encoding alanine/glycine:cation symporter family protein, producing the protein MGFVNDFVGWANNILWGPVMIYGILVVGLLFSILTKFAQIRLIKDMFVLMFTGEKSDAGVSSFQAMSIALSGRVGTGNIIGTASAIAFGGPGAIFWMWVTAFIGASTAYMESTLAQIYKEKKNGQYRGGPAFYIEKATGIRILGVIFAISAILSVAVLMPGVQANAISVAVDNAFGIAPWVTGLVTIILLGIIIFGGIKRIANVAQILVPFMALGYLIVAGIVIVMNITEVPAIFSLIFRSAFSSDAVFGGMIGSAIFWGVKRAIYSNEAGQGTGAHPAAAAEVSHPAKQGLVQAASVYIDTLLVCSATALMILFMGTYNVHDGSQDGPLIEAKMDVEITYTGFTQAAANEAFPTLNNFGSGFVAIALFLFAFTTLMAYYYVAETNVSYLVSGSAEKIGIFLMKFVLLASAFYGTVKESDLAWAFGDVGLGLTVWINVIMMLFIMKPALLALRDYEQQKKEGLDPVFDPIKLGIKNAKFWETYKKE; encoded by the coding sequence ATGGGATTTGTTAATGATTTTGTAGGCTGGGCTAATAATATTCTTTGGGGTCCAGTAATGATTTACGGTATTTTAGTTGTAGGTTTACTTTTCTCAATTTTGACAAAGTTTGCCCAAATTCGATTAATTAAAGATATGTTTGTGTTAATGTTCACAGGTGAAAAGTCGGATGCTGGTGTCTCCTCTTTCCAAGCAATGTCGATTGCATTGTCGGGTCGTGTAGGGACGGGGAATATCATTGGTACGGCATCAGCAATTGCTTTTGGTGGTCCTGGTGCAATATTTTGGATGTGGGTAACTGCATTCATTGGTGCGTCAACAGCTTATATGGAATCAACATTGGCTCAAATTTATAAAGAAAAGAAAAATGGACAGTATCGTGGTGGTCCGGCTTTCTACATTGAAAAAGCGACAGGTATTCGTATTTTAGGAGTTATTTTCGCAATTTCTGCTATTCTTTCTGTAGCGGTGCTAATGCCAGGTGTACAAGCGAATGCGATTTCCGTAGCGGTGGATAATGCATTTGGGATTGCGCCGTGGGTTACTGGACTTGTAACAATCATATTATTAGGAATTATTATTTTTGGTGGAATTAAGCGTATTGCGAACGTAGCTCAAATATTAGTGCCATTTATGGCTTTAGGATACTTAATTGTAGCTGGAATTGTTATTGTTATGAATATTACTGAAGTACCTGCCATCTTCTCGTTAATTTTCCGTAGCGCATTTAGTTCAGATGCGGTATTTGGCGGGATGATTGGTAGTGCGATTTTCTGGGGTGTAAAACGTGCGATTTATTCTAACGAAGCAGGTCAAGGTACAGGGGCTCACCCAGCTGCTGCGGCTGAAGTTTCACACCCGGCAAAACAAGGTTTAGTGCAAGCTGCATCGGTGTATATTGATACACTTTTAGTATGTTCAGCAACAGCTTTAATGATTTTATTTATGGGTACGTATAATGTCCATGATGGTAGCCAGGACGGCCCGTTAATCGAGGCGAAAATGGATGTTGAAATCACGTATACAGGGTTTACACAAGCTGCAGCGAATGAAGCATTCCCAACGTTAAATAATTTTGGTTCTGGCTTTGTTGCAATTGCACTATTCTTATTTGCCTTTACAACATTGATGGCTTATTACTATGTAGCAGAAACAAATGTCTCCTATTTAGTATCCGGAAGTGCAGAAAAAATTGGTATCTTCCTTATGAAGTTTGTTTTACTAGCATCGGCATTTTATGGAACGGTGAAAGAATCTGATTTAGCGTGGGCATTTGGTGACGTAGGATTAGGTTTGACGGTATGGATAAACGTTATTATGATGCTATTCATTATGAAACCAGCGCTTCTTGCTTTAAGAGATTATGAGCAACAGAAAAAAGAAGGACTAGATCCAGTCTTTGATCCGATAAAACTAGGGATTAAAAATGCGAAGTTCTGGGAAACGTATAAAAAAGAATAA
- a CDS encoding gamma carbonic anhydrase, whose protein sequence is MIYPYKDKHPVIDPSAFIADYATITGDVTIGAQTSIWFNTVIRGDVNKTIIGERVSIQDLSCLHQSPAFPLIIEDEVTVGHQVTLHSCTIRKRALIGMGSIILDGAEIGEGAFIGAGSLVPPGKVIPPNMLAMGSPAKVVREVTAEDREDMDRIIREYVEKGQYYKSLQE, encoded by the coding sequence ATGATTTACCCTTACAAAGATAAACACCCTGTTATTGATCCTTCTGCTTTCATTGCAGATTACGCAACAATTACAGGTGATGTCACAATTGGTGCACAAACATCGATTTGGTTTAATACGGTCATCCGCGGCGATGTTAACAAAACAATCATCGGTGAGCGCGTGAGCATTCAAGATTTATCATGCTTGCATCAAAGCCCCGCTTTCCCACTCATTATAGAAGATGAGGTGACAGTTGGACATCAAGTAACATTACATAGTTGCACCATTCGTAAACGTGCTTTAATCGGCATGGGTTCCATTATTTTAGATGGTGCTGAAATTGGTGAAGGGGCATTTATCGGCGCTGGTAGTCTCGTGCCACCAGGAAAGGTCATTCCACCAAACATGCTAGCAATGGGAAGTCCTGCGAAAGTCGTGCGTGAAGTAACGGCAGAGGACCGCGAAGATATGGATCGCATTATTCGCGAATATGTCGAAAAAGGTCAGTATTATAAATCGCTGCAGGAGTAA
- a CDS encoding TRAP transporter small permease subunit, with translation MEILIKIQKKIELSLVYLAGVLLILLMIVISAESLLRKFANYSIPGIFEIASQLMVGITILGIAYVQSEKEHIQVDIMNKVFSQFLLKVTDFFSYLIGLFLASIFGYQGFFKFIESYQTGETAMGIISVPFWPGRLAIFLAMFLLCTRFLIDIILLFMNKERVAATFTEAPDVIKIEEDFIQQSQYVDQR, from the coding sequence TTGGAAATATTAATAAAAATTCAAAAAAAAATCGAATTATCTTTAGTCTATTTAGCTGGAGTGTTGTTAATTCTGCTGATGATTGTCATATCAGCAGAGTCTCTTTTGAGGAAATTCGCAAATTATAGTATACCTGGGATTTTCGAAATTGCCTCCCAACTAATGGTTGGTATAACGATTTTAGGAATCGCTTATGTACAGTCTGAAAAAGAGCATATTCAAGTGGACATTATGAATAAAGTGTTTTCGCAGTTTTTACTTAAAGTAACAGATTTCTTTTCGTATTTAATCGGTCTTTTTTTAGCGAGTATTTTTGGCTATCAAGGCTTTTTTAAGTTCATAGAATCCTATCAAACAGGGGAAACTGCAATGGGGATTATTTCGGTACCATTTTGGCCAGGAAGACTTGCAATATTTTTAGCAATGTTTCTATTATGTACACGTTTCTTAATTGACATTATTTTATTGTTTATGAATAAAGAAAGGGTGGCAGCTACATTTACAGAAGCTCCAGATGTCATAAAAATAGAAGAAGATTTTATACAGCAATCACAATATGTAGATCAGCGATAA
- a CDS encoding TIGR01212 family radical SAM protein (This family includes YhcC from E. coli K-12, an uncharacterized radical SAM protein.) has protein sequence MTEINFPFPSDGKRYYTWNRYLRNEFGKKVYKVALDAGFDCPNRDGTVAFGGCTFCSAAGSGDFAGDKVDPISVQFEKIKSKMESKWKDGLTMAYFQAYTNTHAPLPVLKEKFEAALACEGVMGLSIATRPDCLPDDVVEYLAELNERTYLWVELGLQTVHEKTANLINRAHDYEMYVEGVNKLRKHGIRVVTHIINGLPLEDYDMMMETTREVAKLDVQGIKIHLLHLLKGTPLVKQYEKGMLEFMDKDAYIQLVADQLEILPPEMIVHRITGDGPIDLMIGPMWSVNKWEVLNGIDAELERRGSWQGKFYQAEVTK, from the coding sequence ATGACTGAAATAAATTTCCCTTTCCCATCTGACGGAAAGCGCTATTATACATGGAACCGTTATTTACGAAATGAATTTGGTAAGAAAGTTTATAAAGTGGCATTGGATGCTGGGTTCGATTGTCCTAACCGCGATGGTACGGTTGCTTTTGGAGGTTGTACATTTTGTTCGGCAGCTGGCTCAGGCGATTTTGCTGGAGATAAAGTAGATCCGATTTCTGTGCAATTCGAAAAAATCAAATCGAAAATGGAGAGCAAATGGAAAGACGGGTTAACGATGGCTTATTTCCAAGCGTACACAAATACCCATGCACCGCTTCCTGTTTTAAAGGAAAAGTTCGAGGCAGCACTTGCTTGTGAAGGGGTTATGGGGCTTAGTATTGCAACCCGCCCTGACTGCTTACCAGATGATGTTGTTGAATATTTAGCAGAATTAAATGAACGTACGTATCTTTGGGTGGAACTAGGTTTACAAACTGTGCACGAAAAAACAGCGAATTTAATTAACCGTGCGCATGATTATGAAATGTATGTTGAAGGTGTTAACAAGCTGCGAAAACATGGCATTCGTGTTGTCACACATATTATTAACGGCTTACCGCTCGAAGATTACGACATGATGATGGAAACGACTCGTGAAGTAGCGAAATTGGATGTACAAGGAATTAAAATTCATTTACTCCACCTTTTAAAAGGCACGCCACTAGTAAAGCAATACGAAAAAGGGATGCTTGAATTTATGGACAAGGATGCTTACATCCAACTTGTTGCCGACCAGCTTGAAATCCTTCCTCCAGAAATGATTGTTCATCGCATTACAGGAGATGGTCCGATTGATTTAATGATTGGCCCGATGTGGTCTGTGAATAAGTGGGAAGTTTTAAATGGCATTGATGCCGAGTTGGAACGTAGAGGTAGTTGGCAAGGCAAATTTTATCAAGCGGAAGTGACGAAATAA
- a CDS encoding class I SAM-dependent methyltransferase: MKLQRVLQYAQNLLQMSIGEGDIAVDATAGNGHDTLFLANLVGDDGYVYAFDVQKEAVNATLHRLLDNSLEHRAVVLRDGHENIGKYVAKPVAGAIFNLGYLPGSDHSIITKPNTTIQALKTLLPLLKIGGVIVLVVYHGHVGGKEERDEVIRFVSELPQKSVHVLKYEFLNQKNDPPFVIALEKVKELPVEN, translated from the coding sequence ATGAAGCTACAACGCGTCCTACAATATGCTCAAAATTTACTTCAAATGTCGATTGGAGAAGGTGATATCGCAGTTGATGCAACAGCTGGCAATGGGCATGACACGTTATTTTTAGCAAACTTAGTTGGTGATGATGGCTATGTTTATGCCTTTGATGTACAAAAAGAAGCCGTTAACGCGACCCTTCACCGCTTGCTAGACAATTCATTAGAACACCGTGCAGTCGTTTTGCGTGACGGACATGAGAACATTGGTAAATATGTAGCCAAACCCGTTGCAGGTGCCATTTTCAACCTTGGTTACTTACCAGGTAGTGATCATTCCATTATTACGAAACCAAATACGACAATACAAGCACTAAAAACCTTATTACCATTATTAAAAATCGGCGGTGTCATTGTATTAGTTGTCTATCATGGACATGTAGGTGGAAAAGAGGAACGGGATGAAGTCATTCGTTTTGTTAGCGAGCTGCCACAAAAATCGGTACATGTTCTGAAATACGAATTTTTAAATCAAAAGAATGACCCACCGTTTGTTATCGCTTTGGAAAAGGTGAAAGAATTACCTGTGGAAAATTAA